One Pseudomonas sp. AN-1 genomic region harbors:
- the recX gene encoding recombination regulator RecX — protein sequence MPVVLDTSAAVRRAAMDLLARREHGRAELARKLRQRGAAGEMIDAELERLAEEGLLSDQRFLECFIRSRANAGYGPLRIRDELGQRGLPRSAVERALADSGIDWADNLRQLWRRRFAGLPQDARERAKQGRFLLQRGFALEGVNRLLRGGGDE from the coding sequence ATGCCGGTGGTGCTCGATACTTCCGCCGCAGTAAGGCGGGCGGCCATGGATCTGCTGGCCCGCCGCGAGCACGGCCGCGCTGAACTGGCCCGCAAGCTGCGTCAGCGCGGCGCGGCTGGCGAGATGATCGACGCCGAACTCGAGCGATTGGCCGAGGAGGGCCTGCTCAGCGACCAGCGTTTCCTCGAGTGCTTCATCCGCAGCCGGGCGAACGCTGGTTATGGGCCGCTGCGCATCCGCGATGAGCTGGGCCAGCGCGGCTTGCCGCGCTCAGCCGTGGAGCGTGCGCTGGCCGACAGCGGCATCGACTGGGCGGACAACCTGCGCCAGCTGTGGCGACGGCGCTTCGCCGGCCTGCCGCAGGATGCCCGCGAGCGGGCCAAGCAGGGGCGCTTCCTGCTGCAGCGGGGGTTTGCCCTGGAGGGGGTTAATCGCCTGCTGCGCGGCGGTGGCGACGAGTAG
- the recA gene encoding recombinase RecA → MDENKKRALAAALGQIERQFGKGAVMRMGDHERLAVPAISTGSLGLDIALGIGGLPKGRIVEIYGPESSGKTTLTLSVIAEAQKQGATCAFVDAEHALDPDYAAKLGVNVDDLLVSQPDTGEQALEITDMLVRSNAVDVVIVDSVAALVPKAEIEGEMGDQHVGLQARLMSQALRKITGNIKNANCLVIFINQIRMKIGVMFGNPETTTGGNALKFYASVRLDIRRTGSVKEGDEVIGNETRVKVVKNKMAPPFRQAEFQILYGKGIYRTGEIIDLGVQQGLIEKSGAWYSYQGNKIGQGKANAARFLEDNAEVRETIESTIRAQLLSQPGALKAATASEADADAEVDI, encoded by the coding sequence ATGGACGAGAACAAGAAGCGTGCCCTGGCCGCGGCCCTGGGACAGATCGAGCGCCAGTTCGGCAAGGGCGCGGTCATGCGCATGGGCGACCACGAGCGGCTGGCGGTGCCGGCCATCTCCACCGGCTCGCTGGGCCTCGACATCGCCCTCGGCATCGGCGGCCTGCCCAAGGGGCGGATCGTCGAGATCTACGGCCCGGAATCCTCGGGCAAGACCACCCTGACCCTGTCGGTGATCGCCGAGGCGCAGAAGCAGGGCGCCACCTGTGCCTTCGTCGACGCCGAGCACGCACTGGATCCCGACTACGCCGCCAAGCTCGGCGTCAACGTCGACGACCTGCTGGTTTCGCAGCCGGACACCGGCGAGCAGGCCCTGGAGATCACCGACATGCTGGTGCGCTCCAATGCGGTCGACGTGGTCATCGTCGACTCCGTGGCCGCCCTGGTGCCCAAGGCGGAGATCGAGGGCGAGATGGGTGACCAGCACGTCGGCCTGCAGGCCCGCCTGATGTCCCAGGCCCTGCGCAAGATCACCGGCAACATCAAGAACGCCAACTGCCTGGTGATCTTCATCAACCAGATCCGCATGAAGATCGGGGTGATGTTCGGCAACCCGGAAACCACCACCGGCGGCAACGCGCTGAAGTTCTACGCCTCGGTACGTCTGGACATCCGCCGTACCGGCTCGGTCAAGGAAGGCGACGAAGTGATCGGCAACGAGACCCGCGTCAAGGTGGTGAAGAACAAGATGGCCCCGCCGTTCCGCCAGGCCGAGTTCCAGATCCTCTACGGCAAGGGCATCTATCGCACCGGCGAGATCATCGATCTCGGCGTGCAGCAGGGCCTGATCGAGAAGTCCGGTGCCTGGTACAGCTACCAGGGCAACAAGATCGGCCAGGGCAAGGCCAACGCCGCGCGCTTCCTCGAGGACAATGCCGAGGTGCGCGAGACCATCGAGAGCACCATTCGCGCGCAGTTGCTCAGCCAGCCGGGGGCGCTCAAGGCAGCCACGGCCAGCGAGGCAGACGCCGACGCGGAAGTGGACATCTAA
- a CDS encoding xylulose 5-phosphate 3-epimerase, with translation MSQLLPCAEELQAHALAEPSFAEWARGCGPLQHTAATQAAVFRLAHRLVQSGCQPDLASVYRLLQALDRLTCTGLWLVAHMTYARRVRLDGAELEADDFKARPEGHTGGALNMVPAYAGYLALNALTGETRAWAMGQGHCVAAIEALNVLTGNLHPEQAARYGHDEAGLSRLVADFYSYAQAPDGLPGVPLGSHVTPHTAGGIAEGGYLGFAELQYAHQPLPGETLVAFLSDGAAEEQRGSDWMPRWWRAEDCGVALPVLIANGRRIEQRTELGTAEGLAAFVEHLRRCGFDPLRFDGRDPAAFVCTLHEMERHLGNRVEELQRGILQYPLPIPFAIAETVKGFGFHGAGENAAHNLPLPGNPHTDAEARRLFNASAAALWVAPDELRRALDCFAALRPGRALERDHPLAVRRPALPQLPELHFHDRDCSPMSAIDRFFVDLTAANPQLRPRVGNPDELASNRLHGVLQALRHRVCVPEADDEAVDGRIITVLNEEAVVSACLANQGGLNLVASYEAFCVKMLGAVRQTLIFARQQTEAGRPAGWLGWPLVATSHTWENGKNQQSHQDTTFCEALLGEMGDTVRVLFPADHNSTLALLPQIYQTRGRLACLVVPKRERPCVFDAAQAQRLARDGACVVAERAGSEPLLLIANGSYQLAEMRRAAARLAEAGYAYRLVYLQEPGRFRAPRDLLEQQTVADEALRERLFPAAMARRVLLTHMRPEVARGHLWLLLPDACRSAVLGYRNRGGTLDEAGMLFANRACWANVVAACAQLMDVPRTALLTADEAAALAGKGDPAVLR, from the coding sequence ATGAGTCAGCTTTTGCCCTGCGCCGAGGAGCTGCAGGCCCATGCCCTGGCGGAGCCGAGCTTCGCCGAGTGGGCTCGGGGCTGTGGCCCGCTGCAGCACACCGCGGCCACCCAGGCAGCGGTGTTCCGCCTGGCCCATCGCCTCGTGCAGTCCGGCTGCCAGCCGGACCTCGCCAGCGTCTATCGCCTGCTGCAGGCGCTCGACCGCCTGACCTGCACCGGCCTGTGGCTGGTGGCGCACATGACCTACGCACGCCGGGTGCGCCTGGATGGCGCCGAACTCGAGGCCGACGACTTCAAGGCCCGCCCGGAGGGGCACACCGGTGGGGCGCTGAACATGGTGCCGGCCTATGCCGGCTACCTGGCGTTGAATGCGCTGACCGGTGAGACCCGCGCCTGGGCCATGGGCCAGGGCCACTGCGTGGCGGCCATCGAGGCGCTCAACGTGCTCACCGGTAACCTGCACCCGGAACAGGCGGCGCGCTACGGTCACGACGAGGCCGGACTGAGTCGCCTGGTCGCCGACTTCTACAGCTACGCCCAGGCTCCCGACGGCCTGCCCGGCGTGCCGCTGGGCAGCCACGTCACCCCGCACACCGCCGGCGGCATCGCCGAGGGCGGCTATCTCGGCTTTGCCGAGTTGCAGTATGCCCACCAGCCGCTGCCGGGCGAGACCCTGGTGGCCTTCCTCTCCGACGGCGCCGCCGAGGAGCAGCGCGGCAGCGACTGGATGCCGCGCTGGTGGCGTGCCGAGGACTGCGGCGTGGCCCTGCCGGTGCTGATCGCCAACGGCCGGCGCATCGAGCAGCGCACCGAGCTGGGCACCGCCGAGGGACTGGCCGCCTTCGTCGAGCACCTGCGCCGCTGCGGCTTCGATCCGCTGCGCTTCGATGGCCGCGATCCGGCCGCCTTCGTCTGCACCCTGCACGAGATGGAGCGCCATCTGGGGAACCGGGTCGAGGAGCTGCAGCGCGGCATCCTCCAGTACCCCTTGCCGATCCCTTTCGCCATCGCCGAGACGGTCAAGGGGTTCGGCTTCCACGGCGCCGGCGAGAATGCCGCGCACAATCTGCCGCTGCCGGGCAACCCGCATACCGATGCCGAGGCGCGCCGCTTGTTCAACGCCAGCGCCGCGGCCCTGTGGGTGGCGCCGGACGAGCTGCGCCGGGCGCTGGACTGTTTCGCCGCCCTGCGTCCGGGACGCGCGCTGGAGCGCGATCACCCGCTGGCGGTACGCCGGCCGGCGCTGCCGCAGCTCCCCGAGCTGCATTTCCACGACCGGGACTGCTCGCCGATGAGCGCCATCGATCGCTTCTTCGTCGACCTGACGGCGGCCAACCCGCAGCTGCGCCCGCGCGTCGGCAATCCCGACGAGCTGGCCAGCAATCGCCTGCACGGCGTGCTGCAGGCGCTCAGGCACCGGGTCTGCGTGCCGGAGGCCGACGACGAGGCGGTGGACGGCCGGATCATCACCGTGCTCAACGAGGAAGCCGTGGTGTCGGCCTGCCTGGCCAACCAGGGCGGCCTGAACCTGGTGGCCAGCTACGAGGCGTTCTGCGTGAAGATGCTCGGCGCAGTGCGCCAGACCCTGATCTTCGCCCGCCAGCAGACGGAGGCCGGTCGCCCCGCCGGCTGGCTGGGCTGGCCGCTGGTGGCCACCTCGCATACCTGGGAGAACGGCAAGAACCAGCAGTCGCACCAGGACACCACCTTCTGCGAGGCACTGCTGGGGGAGATGGGCGACACGGTGCGCGTGCTGTTCCCGGCCGACCACAACAGCACCCTGGCGCTGCTGCCGCAGATCTACCAGACGCGCGGCCGGCTGGCCTGCCTGGTGGTGCCCAAGCGCGAGCGGCCCTGCGTGTTCGACGCCGCCCAGGCGCAGCGACTGGCTCGCGACGGGGCCTGCGTGGTGGCCGAGCGGGCGGGCAGCGAGCCACTGCTGCTGATCGCCAACGGCAGCTACCAGCTCGCCGAGATGCGCCGCGCCGCCGCCCGGCTGGCCGAGGCCGGCTATGCCTACCGGCTGGTCTACCTGCAGGAACCGGGGCGCTTCCGTGCCCCCCGTGACCTGCTGGAGCAGCAGACGGTCGCCGACGAGGCGCTGCGCGAGCGGCTGTTCCCTGCCGCCATGGCGCGCCGCGTGCTGCTCACCCACATGCGCCCGGAGGTGGCCCGCGGCCACCTGTGGCTGCTGCTGCCGGACGCCTGCCGGAGCGCGGTACTGGGCTACCGCAACCGCGGCGGCACCCTCGACGAAGCGGGCATGCTGTTCGCCAACCGCGCCTGCTGGGCCAACGTGGTGGCCGCCTGTGCGCAGCTGATGGACGTACCGCGCACTGCGCTGCTGACCGCCGACGAGGCGGCCGCGCTGGCCGGCAAGGGCGATCCTGCCGTGCTGCGCTGA
- the mutS gene encoding DNA mismatch repair protein MutS produces the protein MSNSDFSAHTPMMQQYLKIKQQHPEQLLFYRMGDFYELFYADAQKAARLLDITLTARGQSAGQPIPMAGIPFHSAEGYLARLVKLGESVAICEQIGDPATSKGPVERQVVRIITPGTVSDEALLDERRDNLLGALLGDERLFGLAVLDITSGRFSVQEIKGWEALLAELERLNPAELLIPDDWPSGLPAEKRPGVRRRAPWDFDRATGLKALCQQFGTQDLNGFGCQGLTLAIGAAGCLLLYARETQRSALPHLRSLRHERLDDAVILDAASRRNLELDTNLAGGRDNTLQSVVDRCMTAMGSRLLCRWLNRPLRGRAILEGRQQAIGCLLDNYRYENLQPRLKDIGDVERILARIGLRSARPRDLARLRDALAALPDLQQHMAELAAARLQELAGSIRTYPELAELLARAIIDNPPAVIRDGGVIKRGYDAELDELQLLSENAGQYLMDLEAREKARTGLPNLKVGYNRIHGYYIELPRVQAEQAPADYIRRQTLKGAERFITPELKAFEDKALSAKSRALAREKLLYDELIETLIGQLAPLQDTAAALAELDVLSNLAERALNLDLNCPVFVEEPCLHIIQGRHPVVEQVLSTPFVANDVSLDDATRMLVITGPNMGGKSTYMRQTALIVLLAHIGSYVPAQACELSLVDRIFTRIGSSDDLAGGRSTFMVEMSETASILHNASDRSLVLMDEVGRGTSTFDGLSLAWAAAEHLARLRAFTLFATHYFELTVLPESEPVVANVHLDAAEHKERIVFLHHVLPGPASQSYGLAVAQLAGVPDPVITRAREHLARLEQASLPHEPVAAPSKKARKDVPIQPDLFAMQPHPLLERLEQLNPDELTPRQALELIYAWKTQI, from the coding sequence ATGAGCAACAGCGATTTTTCCGCCCACACGCCGATGATGCAGCAGTACCTGAAGATCAAGCAGCAGCATCCCGAGCAGTTGCTGTTCTACCGCATGGGCGACTTCTACGAGCTCTTCTACGCCGATGCACAGAAGGCCGCCAGGCTGCTCGACATCACCCTGACCGCGCGCGGCCAGTCGGCGGGCCAGCCGATACCGATGGCCGGCATTCCCTTCCATTCCGCCGAAGGATACCTGGCCCGCCTGGTCAAGCTGGGCGAGTCGGTGGCGATCTGTGAACAGATCGGCGATCCGGCTACCAGCAAGGGCCCCGTGGAGCGCCAGGTGGTACGCATCATCACCCCCGGCACGGTCAGCGACGAGGCCCTGCTCGACGAACGCCGCGACAACCTGCTGGGCGCCCTGCTCGGCGACGAGCGCCTGTTCGGCCTCGCCGTGCTGGACATCACCAGCGGACGCTTCAGCGTGCAGGAGATCAAGGGGTGGGAAGCGCTGCTCGCCGAGCTGGAGCGCCTCAACCCCGCCGAGCTGCTGATCCCCGACGACTGGCCGAGCGGCCTGCCGGCGGAGAAGCGCCCGGGCGTGCGCCGCCGCGCACCCTGGGACTTCGACCGCGCCACCGGCCTCAAGGCACTGTGCCAGCAGTTCGGCACCCAGGATCTCAACGGTTTCGGCTGCCAAGGACTGACCCTGGCCATAGGCGCGGCCGGCTGCCTGCTGCTGTATGCGCGCGAGACCCAGCGCAGCGCCCTGCCGCACCTGCGCAGCCTGCGCCACGAACGCCTCGACGATGCGGTGATCCTCGACGCCGCCAGTCGACGCAACCTCGAGCTGGACACCAATCTGGCCGGCGGGCGCGACAACACCCTGCAGAGCGTGGTCGATCGCTGCATGACCGCCATGGGCAGCCGCCTGCTGTGCCGCTGGCTGAACCGTCCGCTGCGCGGTCGGGCCATCCTCGAAGGCCGCCAGCAGGCCATCGGCTGCCTGCTCGACAACTACCGCTACGAGAACCTGCAGCCGCGCCTCAAGGACATCGGCGACGTCGAGCGCATCCTCGCCCGCATCGGCCTGCGCAGCGCCCGCCCACGAGACCTGGCGCGCCTGCGCGACGCCCTGGCCGCCCTTCCCGACCTGCAGCAGCACATGGCGGAGCTGGCAGCGGCACGCCTGCAGGAGCTGGCCGGCAGCATCCGCACCTACCCCGAACTGGCCGAACTGCTGGCCAGGGCGATCATCGACAACCCGCCAGCGGTGATTCGCGACGGCGGGGTGATCAAGCGCGGCTACGACGCCGAACTGGACGAGCTGCAGTTGCTCAGCGAGAACGCCGGCCAGTACCTGATGGACCTGGAGGCGCGCGAGAAGGCGCGCACCGGCCTGCCCAACCTCAAGGTCGGCTACAACCGCATCCACGGCTACTACATCGAGCTGCCGCGGGTGCAGGCCGAGCAGGCACCGGCCGACTACATCCGCCGCCAGACCCTCAAGGGCGCCGAACGCTTCATCACTCCCGAGCTCAAGGCCTTCGAGGACAAGGCGCTGTCGGCCAAGAGCCGCGCCCTGGCCCGCGAGAAGCTGCTCTACGACGAGTTGATCGAAACCCTCATCGGCCAGTTGGCGCCGCTGCAGGACACCGCCGCAGCGCTGGCCGAACTCGACGTACTGAGCAACTTGGCCGAGCGCGCGCTGAACCTCGATCTCAACTGCCCGGTCTTCGTCGAAGAGCCCTGCCTGCACATTATCCAGGGCCGCCATCCGGTGGTCGAGCAGGTGCTCAGCACCCCCTTCGTCGCCAACGACGTCAGCCTCGACGACGCCACCCGCATGCTGGTCATCACCGGTCCGAACATGGGCGGCAAATCCACCTACATGCGCCAGACCGCCTTGATCGTGCTGCTCGCCCATATCGGCAGCTACGTGCCGGCACAGGCCTGCGAGCTGTCACTGGTCGACCGCATCTTCACCCGCATCGGCTCCAGCGACGACCTCGCCGGCGGACGCTCGACCTTCATGGTCGAGATGAGCGAGACCGCCAGCATCCTGCACAACGCCAGCGACCGCAGCCTGGTGCTGATGGACGAGGTCGGCCGCGGCACCAGCACCTTCGACGGTCTGTCGCTGGCCTGGGCCGCAGCCGAACATCTGGCCCGCCTGCGCGCCTTCACCCTGTTCGCCACCCACTATTTCGAGCTGACCGTGCTGCCGGAAAGCGAGCCAGTGGTGGCCAACGTGCATCTGGATGCGGCAGAGCACAAGGAGCGCATCGTCTTTCTCCACCACGTGCTGCCCGGGCCGGCCAGCCAGAGCTACGGCCTGGCGGTAGCACAGCTGGCTGGAGTACCGGACCCGGTGATCACCCGCGCCCGCGAACACCTGGCCCGCCTCGAGCAGGCCAGTCTGCCCCACGAGCCGGTAGCCGCTCCCAGCAAGAAGGCGCGCAAGGATGTGCCTATCCAGCCCGACCTGTTCGCTATGCAGCCCCATCCGCTGCTGGAAAGACTCGAACAGCTCAACCCGGACGAGCTGACCCCGCGTCAGGCACTCGAGCTGATATATGCTTGGAAGACCCAGATATAA
- a CDS encoding LOG family protein, with the protein MPYESDDYLSRHFQTSGIDVGLKVDELVSLSVPPGSPNQSLYREMLMTVVRMAEADRNRWDAKIMMQTLREMENAFSVLEQFKRRRKVTVFGSARTQPDHPLYLLARDLGRLLAHHELMTVTGAGGGIMAAAHEGAGLEHSLGFNISLPFEQRANDVVHDTGNLLPFHFFFLRKLFFVKEADALVLCPGGFGTLDEALEVLTLIQTGKSPIVPVVLLDVPEGRYWKDALHFIREQLEENGYILPSDMHLLKLVTSAEEAVVEITHFYRNYHSSRWLKGLFAIRMNRPLNAHALAYLHDEFSDLCLEGGFHQQPYCELEQDEPEFCKLIRLAFRFNGRDHGRLRELINFINQPENWQRELPRYND; encoded by the coding sequence ATGCCTTATGAGTCGGATGACTACCTGTCGAGACACTTCCAGACCAGCGGCATCGATGTCGGCCTGAAGGTCGACGAACTCGTCAGCCTCAGCGTGCCCCCCGGAAGTCCCAACCAGTCGCTGTACCGCGAGATGCTGATGACCGTGGTGCGCATGGCCGAGGCCGACCGCAATCGCTGGGACGCCAAGATCATGATGCAGACGCTGCGCGAGATGGAGAACGCCTTCAGCGTCCTTGAGCAGTTCAAGCGGCGGCGCAAGGTCACGGTGTTCGGCTCGGCCCGCACCCAGCCGGACCACCCGCTCTATCTGCTGGCCCGCGACCTCGGCCGTCTGCTGGCCCACCACGAGCTGATGACCGTGACCGGCGCCGGCGGCGGCATCATGGCCGCCGCCCACGAGGGCGCGGGACTCGAGCACAGCCTCGGCTTCAACATCAGCCTGCCGTTCGAACAGCGGGCCAACGATGTGGTGCACGACACCGGCAACCTGCTGCCGTTCCACTTCTTCTTCCTGCGCAAGCTGTTCTTCGTCAAGGAGGCCGACGCCCTGGTGCTCTGCCCCGGCGGCTTCGGCACCCTCGACGAGGCGCTGGAGGTGCTGACCCTGATCCAGACCGGCAAGAGCCCGATCGTGCCGGTGGTCTTGCTGGACGTGCCGGAGGGTCGCTACTGGAAGGACGCCCTGCACTTCATCCGCGAGCAACTGGAGGAGAACGGCTACATCCTACCCAGCGACATGCACCTGCTGAAGCTGGTCACCAGCGCCGAGGAGGCGGTGGTGGAGATCACCCACTTCTACCGCAACTACCACTCCAGCCGCTGGCTCAAGGGGCTGTTCGCCATCCGCATGAACCGCCCGCTCAACGCCCATGCCCTGGCCTACCTGCACGACGAGTTCAGCGACCTGTGCCTGGAGGGTGGCTTCCATCAGCAGCCCTACTGCGAGCTGGAGCAGGACGAGCCGGAGTTCTGCAAGCTGATCCGCCTGGCCTTCCGCTTCAACGGCCGCGACCACGGCCGCCTGCGCGAACTGATCAACTTCATCAACCAGCCGGAGAACTGGCAGCGCGAGCTGCCGCGTTACAACGACTGA
- a CDS encoding MBL fold metallo-hydrolase RNA specificity domain-containing protein produces the protein MALLTFIGAIQEVTGSCYLIETRDGARVLLECGMHQGRREEESRNSEPFAFDPKSLDAVVISHAHIDHSGLLPRLAAKGYRGPIYATDATCELLQLMLMDSAHIQESDAEWENKWRARLGREPVVPLYTEADAELALKLRRPVVYGQRVEVARGIAVTFHDAGHILGSAIVEMEVHDHQLTRRLVFSGDLGNTCTPLMRDPTPLGEADVVLMESTYGDRDHRCDEATLDELADILQQAHRDGGNVLIPAFAVGRTQDLIFHLGRFYQQGRLPQQAVFLDSPMAIQANAIYHRFHAQFDPKDRELLRSHDVTKVEDWLPILRCTPRAEDSMAINRIQSGAIIIAGSGMCNGGRIVHHLKHNLWRKECHIVFPGFQAKGTLGRTIVDGAPTVRVLRQRIAVKAQVHTLGGFSAHAGQSQLLDWVKHFDHRPELYLVHGELEKMKVLQQALHDRLQWTANIPEPGEQIAL, from the coding sequence ATGGCCCTTCTCACCTTCATCGGCGCCATCCAGGAAGTCACCGGATCCTGCTACCTGATCGAGACCCGCGACGGTGCCCGGGTGCTGCTGGAGTGCGGCATGCACCAGGGCCGCCGCGAGGAGGAGTCGCGCAACAGCGAGCCCTTCGCCTTCGACCCGAAGAGCCTCGATGCCGTGGTGATCTCCCACGCCCACATCGACCACAGCGGCCTGCTGCCGCGTCTGGCGGCCAAGGGCTACCGCGGGCCGATCTACGCCACCGACGCGACCTGCGAGCTGCTACAGCTGATGCTGATGGACTCGGCGCACATCCAGGAAAGCGACGCCGAGTGGGAGAACAAGTGGCGGGCGCGCCTCGGCCGCGAGCCGGTGGTGCCGCTGTACACCGAGGCCGACGCCGAGCTGGCGCTCAAGCTGCGCCGCCCGGTGGTCTACGGCCAGCGGGTGGAGGTGGCGCGCGGCATCGCGGTGACCTTCCACGACGCCGGGCACATCCTCGGCTCGGCCATCGTCGAGATGGAGGTCCATGACCACCAGTTGACCCGCCGCCTGGTGTTCTCCGGCGACCTGGGCAACACCTGCACGCCGCTGATGCGCGACCCGACCCCGCTCGGCGAGGCCGACGTGGTGCTGATGGAGTCGACCTACGGCGACCGAGACCACCGCTGCGACGAGGCCACCCTCGACGAGCTGGCCGACATCCTCCAGCAGGCCCACCGCGACGGCGGCAACGTGCTGATCCCCGCCTTCGCCGTCGGCCGCACCCAGGACCTGATCTTCCACCTCGGCCGCTTCTACCAGCAGGGCCGCCTGCCGCAGCAGGCGGTGTTCCTCGACAGCCCGATGGCGATCCAGGCCAATGCCATCTACCACCGCTTCCACGCGCAGTTCGACCCCAAGGACCGCGAACTGCTGCGCAGCCACGACGTGACCAAGGTCGAGGACTGGCTGCCGATCCTGCGCTGCACGCCGCGGGCGGAGGACTCGATGGCGATCAACCGTATCCAGAGCGGCGCGATCATCATCGCCGGCAGCGGCATGTGCAACGGCGGACGCATCGTCCACCATCTCAAGCACAACCTGTGGCGCAAGGAGTGCCATATCGTGTTCCCCGGCTTCCAGGCCAAGGGCACCCTGGGCCGGACCATCGTCGACGGCGCACCCACCGTGCGCGTGCTGCGCCAGCGCATCGCGGTCAAGGCCCAGGTGCACACCCTGGGTGGCTTCTCGGCCCATGCCGGACAATCGCAGCTGCTCGACTGGGTAAAACACTTCGATCACCGACCGGAGCTATATTTGGTCCATGGCGAACTGGAAAAGATGAAGGTGCTGCAACAGGCACTGCACGATCGCCTGCAGTGGACTGCCAACATCCCGGAACCGGGTGAGCAGATCGCGCTGTAG
- a CDS encoding quorum-sensing-regulated virulence factor family protein: MRRIHVLLAGLLAASAAHAASLQDHELGKLLEDVARQSSVGTPRAINADILDQGYTTEGNQLINHLSVRPSHAAEMRSNPDAVRQQLRASVCRNPGYRQLLGKGAVLIYDFSEHRSNRPVTTERFRAADCGLKK, encoded by the coding sequence ATGCGCCGTATTCACGTCCTGCTGGCCGGCCTGCTGGCCGCCTCCGCCGCCCACGCCGCCTCGCTGCAGGACCACGAACTAGGCAAGCTGCTCGAGGACGTCGCCCGGCAGAGCAGCGTCGGCACTCCGCGGGCGATCAACGCCGACATCCTCGACCAGGGCTACACCACCGAGGGCAACCAGCTGATCAACCACCTCAGCGTGCGCCCCAGCCACGCCGCCGAGATGCGCAGCAATCCCGACGCCGTCCGCCAGCAGCTGCGCGCCAGCGTCTGCCGGAACCCCGGCTACCGCCAGTTGCTCGGCAAGGGCGCAGTGCTGATCTATGACTTCAGCGAGCACAGGAGCAATCGCCCGGTGACCACCGAGCGCTTCCGCGCCGCCGACTGCGGACTGAAGAAGTAA
- a CDS encoding CinA family protein: MDRITALAGELGEALRQRQLQVTTAESCTGGGIAEAITRIAGSSQWFEVGYVTYSNRQKNLLLGVPEALFAMQGAVSREVVEAMARGACARSGASLAVAVSGIAGPDGGTPDKPVGTVWLAWLAGGEVFSCRRCFAGDRLSVREQTVLLALQGLLRLAAGENPVEG, from the coding sequence ATGGATCGCATCACCGCTCTGGCCGGTGAGCTGGGCGAGGCGCTGCGCCAGCGCCAGCTGCAGGTCACCACCGCAGAGTCGTGCACCGGCGGCGGCATCGCCGAGGCCATCACCCGCATCGCCGGCAGTTCGCAGTGGTTCGAGGTCGGCTATGTCACCTACTCCAACCGGCAGAAGAACCTGCTGCTGGGCGTGCCGGAAGCACTGTTCGCCATGCAGGGTGCGGTCAGTCGCGAGGTGGTCGAGGCCATGGCCCGTGGTGCCTGCGCGCGCAGCGGCGCCTCGCTGGCGGTGGCGGTCAGCGGCATCGCCGGCCCCGACGGCGGCACGCCGGACAAGCCCGTGGGTACCGTGTGGCTGGCATGGCTGGCGGGCGGCGAGGTATTCAGCTGTCGTCGCTGCTTCGCCGGCGACCGCCTGTCGGTGCGCGAGCAGACCGTGCTGCTGGCCCTGCAGGGCTTGTTGCGACTGGCGGCAGGGGAAAATCCCGTCGAGGGGTAG
- the fdxA gene encoding ferredoxin FdxA translates to MTFVVTDNCIKCKYTDCVEVCPVDCFYEGPNFLVIHPDECIDCALCEPECPAQAIFSEDEVPEDQQEFIELNRDLAEVWPNITEKKDALSDAEEWDGVKDKLQYLER, encoded by the coding sequence ATGACCTTCGTCGTTACCGACAACTGCATCAAGTGCAAGTACACCGACTGCGTGGAAGTCTGCCCGGTGGACTGCTTCTACGAAGGCCCGAACTTCCTGGTGATCCACCCGGACGAGTGCATCGATTGCGCCCTGTGTGAGCCAGAGTGCCCGGCCCAGGCCATCTTCTCCGAAGACGAGGTGCCGGAAGACCAGCAGGAGTTCATCGAACTGAACCGCGACCTGGCGGAAGTCTGGCCGAACATCACCGAGAAGAAGGACGCCCTGTCCGATGCCGAAGAGTGGGATGGCGTGAAGGACAAGCTGCAGTATCTGGAGCGCTGA